From the Arvicola amphibius chromosome 2, mArvAmp1.2, whole genome shotgun sequence genome, one window contains:
- the LOC119807585 gene encoding olfactory receptor 4C15-like: protein MLNQSIVTEFILLGLSQNPKVEKILFVLFLLVYLATIGGNMVIVVTIVCSPTLFGTPMYYFLSFLSFLDACISSVITPRMIIDFFYERKTISFECCMTQLFAVHFLAGAEVIVLSAMAYDRYVAICKPLHYTSIMNRRVCGILVAVAWTGGFLHSIIQIIFTLHLSFCGPNFIDHFICDLFPLLKLACTDTHIFVILVFANSGSICIIIFSLLLVSYGIILFSLKSYSSEGRRKALSTCGSHITVVLLFFVPCILIYARNTSAFFLEKNVFIFSDVLTPLLNPIVYTFRNKEMKNAIRKIWWRFFNISGKH, encoded by the coding sequence ATGCTAAACCAGAGCATTGTCACTGAGTTCATACTCTTGGGACTCTCACAGAACCCAAAAGttgagaaaatattatttgttttatttttgttggtctATCTTGCAACTATTGGGGGCAACATGGTAATTGTGGTAACAATTGTATGCAGTCCCACACTCTTTGGTACCCCCATGTattactttttgtcttttttatcttTCCTGGATGCATGCATTTCTTCTGTAATCACACCCAGGATGATTATAGACTTCTTCTATGAGAGGAAGACTATCTCCTTTGAATGTTGCATGACACAGCTGTTTGCTGTCCACTTCCTTGCAGGGGCAGAAGTGATTGTCCTGTcagccatggcctatgaccgctatgtggccatttgCAAGCCCCTTCACTACACTTCCATCATGAACAGGAGAGTGTGTGGAATTCTGGTGGCGGTAGCCTGGACAGGAGGTTTCTTGCATTCTATTATACAAATTATCTTCACTTTGCATCTGTCTTTCTGTGGACCCAATTTTATTGATCATTTCATATGTGACTTGTTCCCATTACTAAAACTTGCCTGCACTGACAcacatatttttgtcattttagtgTTTGCCAACAGTGGGTCTATTTGcatcattattttttccttattgcTTGTTTCTTATGGTATCATCTTGTTCTCTTTGAAATCTTATAGCTCTGAAGGACGACGTAAAGCTCTTTCCACATGTGGATCCCACATTACAGTTGTGCTTTTGTTCTTTGTCCcatgtatattaatatatgcaCGAAATACTTCTgcattctttttagaaaaaaatgtgtttatattttctgATGTACTGACACCATTGCTTAATCCTATAGTTTATACCTTcaggaataaagaaatgaagaatgccATCAGGAAAATATGGTGgagattttttaatatttctggtAAACATTAA